The following is a genomic window from Mustela erminea isolate mMusErm1 chromosome 14, mMusErm1.Pri, whole genome shotgun sequence.
GTCAGAAGCCCAGACTCCCAATGCCCGCTGTGCCCCTACATCGTTATGATCATGAATGACATCGGGGACACTTGAAACTGGAGATAGCACTAAGGGCACACTCCCGGGGTGAGCCCTCAGATGTACAGAGCCGTTGCCTGTctcacacacctgaaactaagccAACACCACATGCTAACTACTGGGAATCgaaaaaattaaagtgaacaCCAGAACATAAAGAACACAGGatcagaaaataacaacaaacctACTGCAGAATCCTGAGTTTGCTTTGGAAAGCCCACTTCTCCCCTAGTCTCTAATATAGGCCTATTTTCTTTACAGGGCGGCTGACAATTTATACAGTCGTTAACTGTCAAGCGCTGCACCGACAACAGTTATCACGGTTTCTTGTTCTGGAAAAAGTGGGTGATCTTGAGATTGTGTGGGTACCTCTGAAATTCTGTCTTATTATTCAGGTAGATAACGTGACATAATGCATAAAATGCACATGCGTGAGAGCTTTGAAAAAAAGCTGAATAGTGCTGACAAGTTCgtggagaaaagaggagagggcTTCAACTGGCATGCAGCATAAGAAATCTACTGGAGggtacctttttctttccttatgtcCTCTTGTTTACACATTCGTTCATCTACTGCCCGAATTCCTTCACTGACAGATGACCTGAGactctttaaaagaataataaagaaaacgtATTACAGACATTGTTTTGTCACATTATCAAGTTCCTACATCTCATTCAATTCCACAGAACTTAATACCTGTGCACCAGTACTATGCAgatattgacaaaaaaaaaaaacaaacatgataTACCAGACATAGTTACTGTTGAGGGGACTCATGATCTGGGGGCATAATGACACGAAGGCAGGGTCGCATGGCCAGAAGAAGAAGGACACATATACAGTGAAAGTTATGGGGATGAGGGGGCTTAGAATGGAGAACAGATAATATGAAGCAAAGTACAGGAGAGTCTGGAAATGCGACGGGGCTCGAATCGGACTCTGAAAGCCATGTGTACACAGCTGccgaggtggggaggggatggggagcagaTGTAAGTGCAGACACACTCAGGGGCAGGGTCAGACAGGCACACAGCCATGTGCACTGCAGGCTTCCTTCTGGAGAGAAGCAAACATAGGAATGGAGGGCCAACTTCACTGAGATGAGGTCTTTAGATTCTGCATATTTTGGAGAACGAGAGAATGTCAAAGCACTGATGCATGATGATGAAATGTGGGTATGGAAATACCAGGAATCAAGTATGAAGAACAGAAGACCAGaaaaaggcagagcacagaggtagAGAAACATGTCCAGAAGCTAATGAATAAAGAGATAATTAGGAATTAGGGCCAAAACAAAGGTTAACAGAAACAACTAGAATGAAGTAGGCATATCACAAAAATTCCACAGGAAGGTGAATTAATTCACTCCATCAACATTATGAAACACACCTCCTGGACGTCAGTATTGTGGCAGCCCACAGGGATACAATGAAGACAGATATAGTTGTATCCCTCAGAGGTCTGAGAATCTCACAGAACAGCTTCAGAGTTGGGACCAGAAAGGCAGGTCAGGCCTGTGGCTGAGCAGGACCAAAGTGGCCATAAAAACAGGCCATGGAAAAGGGAGGGGATACGGTGATGGCAGGGGGTGAGGCGGGACGGGAGCCTGTGTGAGTAGAGCAAATCTGCCTCCAGGGGGAGAGAAGAGTGGGAGGCCAAAGGAAGGCTAGGCTTGGGAAACAACACCACTATGAGGGCCCCGGGAGGAAGAGGCACACcaaggaggcagtgggagagcCCCACAGCGGCTGGTGTGGAATCCAGCAGCGGACCACGAAAATCCCTTCCATTCCAAGGAAAAGTACCTTTAACAAGATTTTGTAAAATTCAAATGAGACATAAACCATGGAAAGTATTGGCTACCTCAAGGCACAACTCAAGATTTTTACCTGTTTCACGAACTCtttcctgcctgcccctcccctaggCTTCTCAGCACTGATATTTCCATTACTCCACATTTTTCTTGGTTCTAACCATGTACTGTGTCTTCCCTTAAATTACGTTCTCCTTATATTCTCTCTAGGATGCAGGCACTGTCTTAGGGGAGGGATGCACGAGGCCACTCAAGCTAGAGGAGACAGACAAGGAAGGATGGTGTCGTTTATGACAAGTTTACGACAGGGCATCAGAACGGACAGAGGCCGTAAGTCAGGGCACCAGACACagacgggggggcgggggggggagacAGGGCAGCACAGTTTTCTGTTAGAAGTGATGCCACAACTGCCCCTCCACTGTTCACCCAGGTGGAGTTCCTATTCCCAATGGCTTAGAGGTGGGGAGTCCCATTCCCACAACAGAGATTTTTCTGAGAGAACATGCAaatgtaacatttattaagtattacattttatttatattatcctTCAGTTCCATTAGGGATTACACAGTTTTTGTAGATCAGCCCAGGAACCTAACCACACGTAGATtacgtggggtgggggggatattTACAAGATTACAAACTGTTAAAATACAAGTCATTCGTAAGTTAGAAACCACTTACATATGACCAAAGTGGCATTAATAAGTTGAATTTGGAAATATGCTTCCTCTCCCCTGACATTTTAAGGTTGTCTACTCTGAGAATATGTCTTCTTCAAATCGAACatgtttttttaggtttttagcatatgcaaaaacaaaatcatttacaACTCTTCTGAAGGTGAATATTATAATCATGAACCGTTAAAATACAACCACCAGTACCACCAAACTaacagatgaaaagaattctTAGAGAAAAGCCGACGAGCACAACAGGCGTCACAGCAGACTGTTTTCATTAATTGGGGACTTACCAGAACTTCTCGTAACTGTCCCAAAGGCACAGAAAGTTGATTGAGGGCTTTATCCATGCTAACCTAAAGGCAAAACCAGGTTGGCACAAACACATCACGATAAGGAGTAATAGTGACGTATCTATTTAACGATCAAAAGCAGTACCagatttaagttatttttttggCACAACCGTATTTTGCTACATAACTAGCTAAGCAACAGAAGTGTTATTTGGCCATTAATGTTGTtcatagaatatgaaaaaaaatctgttgaaatacatgaaactataaaaataaggGAAGTCATGAGAAACGAAAGTTTCCTTAAGAACAATTTGCCTTtagatgacattttaaatgaatgtgaAAAATTTTCACAGAAGGTGAACAGTTCTCTGTCTGTAATTGATGATACTCAGCCAGCTGATGTGAAAGTCTGACGGGCTACGTCTCTCTTAAACATTATTATAAGccttgagaaaaatagaaattaaacagaagtaaaattttctaGGTTTTTAATCCTATTGGGATATTTATCTTAGTGGTATATTTCCCAAAAGCAAATGTGCATCATTAATTTTAATGCTTCTTGAAATTCCCACGGAGCTGCAACTTTCTGTGCTTCTCTGGacaagatttaaaacaaaatgaagcatcAACAAGGAGACTTTTCTGCCAagtaacaaaattcaacatttctaAACAGCTTTTACAAACAATTGATAAGCTCACTGCAaatcattcttatatttttataaaaccaaactttttaaatatcaatattgGCCAATGTTCCCTCAACCTAGCTCTGGCTAACAGATATACCTGGGAGTAAATTAAACATTGTAAGAGTGGTGGACATTTGCTCCTACAAATTAGTCTAAATCAAGGAAGACTTCAGGGTAATCACTTAGCAACTAATAAAACAACCCCTTGGGTATTATTATCCTTTACTTTTCATTGTTGACTAATGAATTTGAAACATAATCAAACTAGAGCAaccttaaatgaataaaaactaaaacaaacaaaaaaatgtattccaaaaagtttagttcttttattaatgaaattgGTAATTTCTTCAAGTTTCTGGTGGGGTTGGTGGGGTAATCAACTGAAAGGTTTCTAAAAACTCTGCCCTTTTAATAAatatgaaggagagagaaagtgtgtgtgtgtgtgtgtgtgtgtgtgtgtgtgtgtgtaggactTGTGAATTTCAGGTTTACCAAGTTTGTGGAAAGGTTGACAAAATCTGCATAATCCTTGTTGATGAGCTCGACCATGgctgttttaaaagtttatagtAGAGTTCCAGATCTCCTCTTAGTTCCTCCAGCTGGACACGCTTCCTACAGTCAGACACAAAGTGATCGACGTCGAAATCTTCCTGAAAatcaaaccagaaagaaaaaataattgcacTGATACCAcattttacatagaaaaataagatcagagaaagaataagaggcCGTATTACTGCAGGGGAACACACACAGGGACATCAGGGGGTCTGCTCACTTCCTAAGATTATGGGAAATGGGGCCCCTCACCAAGACCATTCTCTCCAGTTGCCTAACTCTAcaggcattttatttcttttaattatacaTTTCAAAGAGGCTCTTCTCAAAATAGAAAcagctttttcttcttaattttaaaagtaacaaatgTTCACTGTCAAACTTTCAACCAACCAAGAAATACTtatgtaagagagaaaaaaaaaaatcacccactcTCTAATGCTCTGCAGTTAAGCactgttaatgtttatttttcttcactatttAACACAGCGATTCACATCCTTCCAGACCTTGTTTTggtctttctctttactttttttttttttaagattttatttatttgagagagagagatggagagaacaagtgggaggaggggcagagggagaagccggctctctgctgagctgggagcctgatgccagggcttcattccaagaccctgaaatcaagatctcaaccgaaggcagacgcttaactgactgagccacccaggtgccctagtctttctctttaaaatataaattacttttggggtgcctggctggttcagtgagttaaggcctctaccttcggctcaggtcatgattccagggtcctgggatcgagccccacatcaggctctctcctcagcagggagcctgtttcctcctctctctctgcctgcctctctgcctacttgtaatctctgtctaataaataaataatttttaaaaaaataaaatatcaattactttttaaagaaactgacatATAATGGACACAtgttagtttcaggcgtacaacataaaaattccatatttttatctgttgtgaaatgatcaccctaagactagttaacatccatcaccaaacatacacatttttttcttgtgctaaGAACTCTTAAGCTTTAgcaactttaaatatataataatatacggcacctgggtagctcagtgagttaaggcctctaccttcggctcaggtcatgattccagggtcctgggatcgagccccacatcaggctctctcctcagcagggagcctgtttcctcctctctctctgcctgcctctctgcctacttgtaatctctgtctaataaataaataaaatcttaaaaaatatatatatatataatatactatgcagccatcaaaagaaatgaaatcttgccatgtgcaatgacgtggatggaactagagggtatgctgagtgaaataatcagagaaagacaattatcatacaatctccctgatatgaggaatttgagaggcaaagtggggggtgtgggggtagggaaggaaaaaatgaaacaagactggattcggaggggggcacctgggtggctcagtgggttaaagcctctgccttcggctcaggtcatgatcacagggtcctggaattgagccccacatcgggctctctgctcaacggggatcctgcttcctcctctctctctgcctgcctctctgcctacttgtgatttctgtctgtccaataaataaataaaatctttaaaaaaaaaagattggattgggagggagacaaaccataagagactcttaatctcacaaaacaaactgagggttgctggggggaggggtgtagggagagggtggtggggttgtggacattggggaaggtatgtattacggtgagtgctgggaagtgtgtaagcctgacaattcacagacctgtaaccctggggctaataatacatatttctaataaaaaataataaaataaatatacaataatacACAGTATTATTTACTACAGTCACTATgatgtacattacatccccaagGCTTATCTTattaactggaagtttataccacTGGACCCCTTCATCTATTTCCTCCACAACCtcgcctctggcaaccaccaatctgttctctatgacttcattttgttttgttttttagattccacatgtgagggagatcatacagtatttctctttctctgtctaacttatttcactcagcacaatatcctcaaggtccatccatgttgttgcaaatggcaagacttccttctttttatggttgagtaatattccatcgtatacacacacattttctttatccattcaccccgTTGGTGGACACTTTAGTTATTTCCAAGTCTTGGTTGTTGTAAATACTGTGATACTCACTACTGTGAGTGTGAGTCTTGCTGGCCGCTAGAGCCAGGTGATCTAGAGGTATACCCTGGGTAGCAACTGCAAACCTCGGGGCATCATACGAGCATTCAAGCTCCTTTTCAGGAGATGCCAGAAAGCAGAAGCGAGGTAGAGGGACAGCGCAAAGATGGTACCCATCAGCTCCATCTTACTAGGCTCCCAGATCCATGTTAAATTAGATGCCTGCCCCTCAGGGCTTTAAGATAAGCAAATGAGCCTCTTTCACAGAAATATGAACCCATTTCAGtctgctgcttctgtgctgaGTTCCAGGGTGGGTCAGTCTACTCGCGCGACTGCTTTAAGAACTGTTTCTCAGTTTGCTATAGCCTTGTGGGTCTCATGGGTGCAAGCTCTGATGGCTTTCAAAGCTGGATGTTTTGGGGTCTTGTGTCTTAGATGTACGTCTTGGAAGTTGGGGTGCCagaagtggggctcaaacccTTTGCTCCTCAGGGAGAAGCCTGGGGTTTTGAGTACCCTCCCAATCCCAGGTCGCTGTACCAGGGGTGGGGTTTATGGCAAGACTGATTCTTACTTCAACATAGGTTTTTTTCCTTACTCACCTAATGTGTAGGAGTCACTCAGCTAGTTGTAGGGttttttccacagaaaatttTTCCATATGGAGCTATAGATTCAGTGTGTATTTCATAGAAGAGATGAGTTCAAGATCCTCCTATGCCACCATCTTGAATGGAAACCCCAGACCTtctctatgtatgtgtgtacacacacatatgtgtacacacacacacacacacacacacacacacacacacaaatattcatgCTCTTCTAAACTATTTCccagctaggggcacctgggtggctcagtgggttaagcctctgccttcggctcaggttatatctcagggtcctgagatcaagcctcacatcaggctctctgctcagctgggagcctactttcccccctctctctgcctgtctctctgcctccttgtgacctctctctctctctgtcaaataaataaataaaatcttaaaaaggaataaaaaaataaaaaataaaaacccattctattaaaaaaaatttcccatctAAAAATATAACTTGAATGTCTTTACGTAAAACACAtacatttctattaatattttatgtgcaTGCTGAGTGTCCCATTGATCAGATGTTCCAAATCTTTCATAACCTATTTTCAAGTATTGGTCTCACAGGATTAGCTATCTTGTGTTTCCCCTTTACAATACTGTGATACCCCGGTAGGCTTATATGCTTAGAGGCAATAAATTACTATCTACTTCCCCTGTGACTCTGCTACTCCATGACCTGTTTAGTCAGCAAGAATCAAATGTGATGATTCCCAAACTAGTTAAGGACACCTACACTTACTTCGTAATTATACAGCTTCATTAAACACTATGTAAACCAACAAAATATGActgcaaaaaaaaatcactgttcttTTGAAAACTAACACAGCTACTTTGGAAAGATTTGATACaaagaaatcagtaagaaaatttTTGCTAAGTTAGGTATGGGTGAGATGACCAAGTaccaggcagggagggagtgaTCACAGGATTCTCACTCAATTCAGTTAAACAAACTGAAACTGAATGCAAAAAAAGACAACAtagaaagctttttttaaaaagattctttttatttatttgagacacagacagacagtatgagcagggaaaggggcaatgggagaaggagattccctgctgaaccgggagcccaatgcgggactccatcccaggactccgaggtcatgacctgaaccgaaggtagatgCCTAACCTATTGAGCGACCCAAGTGCTGTGATAACTCAGAAATCTAATCTGCAGGCCAGTTTCCAGAGAAAAGACCTGGCACTGTTTCAATGGAgaataaatgtacatatattttttccaaataaaatgctaaaaactgTATGTACCATTCCCTAAGAGTACTTGTTTAAACTGACTTTTTTAGTTAATCAACCAAAGACTGACCCTGCTAGTGTCGGAGAGAAGGACTTCATACCAAACCGTAATTTCACAGTCATCTACAGACAGCCACCTGCTTCTTACACTGGTGACCAAATTAGCCTGGACCTTTCTCTCCTGAGACCATCTCAGACCTTACATCATAGTTATGTAGTACATCACGGGAGGGGGTCTCGGTTCATAATCCTGGCCATCCTACTCACCAACTGTATACCTTTAGGTCGATCACTTTCCCTGCCTCAGTTACACATTGTTGAAGTTCTTGAACTTCATGATGGCATTCTAAATTGTTTAActggggtgcctatgtggctcagttggttaagcatctgcctttggctcaggtcatgatcccagtctctTGGGTTTGAGTTCCACATGAGGcgctctgctgagcaaggagcctgcttctccctctgtcccttcctcctgctcccgcactctctcactctcaaataaaatcttaaataaataaataaataaatcatataactTAGCCTCAGTGAACAAATGCTATTAGGTAATATTAGTACTCAACTTACCATTTATGCATTtgttctcagataaacaaaagttgCATAACACATGACTAAATAACTCGGAACATCTGTGAATACTGGGTTAGGCAGCGTTTGCTGTGAAAAGCAAACCCAAACTCACAGTGCCATAATAGAGACCCATTTCACTTAACCAAGAATGGTTTTACTACTTTAGGAATGGTTTTACTTTATAGTGTAGATTTCCCAAGTATTCAAAAAGAAAGTATTTACAACCCACACCACACATTTACGGTCAACTGATTTTTcacaaggatgccaagaccatttaatggggggaaaaacagtcttttcGAGTGCCTACTACTGGGACAAGTgaatatctacatgcaaaagaatgaacttggaacAGCAAcgtcacacatacacaaaaatataactcaaaatagatcaaagatttaaatgtaagagtAAAAACTGTAACACTCAGAGAAAACAGGTGAAAATCTGTATGACTTTGGATCGGGCAAAGCTTTCTTAGACATGATACACAAAGCAATAAGAAATATTAGATAAGCTGAacttgatcaaaataaaaactttcgtGTGTCAAAGGACACTACGGAGAacgtgaaaagacaacccacagaatgggagagagtATCTGCAAATCATTTGTCTGACAAGGACCTAATAACCAGAATATGCAAATATACTCTtagaactcaacaacaaaaagacaaataacctaatttaaaaacaagCCAAAGActtttgaatagacatttctccaaagatgatacaCAGACGGTCAAGAGCACATGTCGGGATGTTCGACATCCTTAGTCATTGGGGAAATGCGAATCAAAAGCACATGCAGATGCCACGTCACACCCACTAGGACAACtatggtaaaataaaaagaaaaagaaaaaaagaagaagaaaagtgctGGCAAGAAGGCGGAGAAGCTGGAACCCTCCTGTATTGTCGGTGAGAACATAAAATAGAGTGGGTAAGGCAGCAAACAGCTCGGTAGCTCCTCAAGAAGTTACACACGTACAATTACCCAGCAGTTCTACGTCTAGGGGTATGACACCGACAGAACTGACAACAGATGTTCCTGCCacaacctgtacatgaatgtgcACAGCAGCGCTGCTCGTATACACCCaacgtccatcaactgatgaatggatacataaaatGTGGAAGAGCCCCTTAcacaaccataaaaaggaataaactgttACATGCTACAACACGAGTGAAGTCTGAAAACATTCTACTCTCAGGttaaaggaagccagacacaaaaggtcacgtGTTATACAATTCCACTAATATGAGAtgttccagaaaaggcaaatccataaaaacagaaagtagattcatGATTGCCAGGGAATAAGGGGAGGGGAGAATTGGAACTAAGAGGTTTATTTTTCGGGTGATGGAAGCATTCTGGAATTAGACAGAAGTGACGTATGTACCATATACAcagtaaatatactaaaaaccagaGAAGagtacactttaaaatggcaaCTATTATGCTTTGTGAAttatattttgatgaaaaatgaaacaacttaAATATCAACAAGTTAAATGCtaggatacattaaaaaaaatccaaagtaacACTAATCACAGGAACAATGGAGTAGCTACATGAATTTCAGACAAAGCagatttcagagaaggaaaattatcagGCATAAAGAGcagcattacataatgataaagaaatcGACTGACCAAGAAGACACAATTATCCTTAACGTATGTGTGCCTGATCAACACAGGTGAGACACAACCTAACAGAACTGCAGGGAGAAATATACAATTCCATTATCACAGCTGGTGACTTCAACACTTCTCCATCATTAATGGGCCGATCCAGCAGCAGGGCAACAAGGATCTGACAGATGTGGACATTCAGTCCAGACATGGCACACTTAACACCACCATCAATTACCGTACAACAGATGTACACAGACAATTTCGCCCAGTAATAGTGCaacacacattcttcttaagCTCACATGGAACACTCATCAAGACAGAATAATTCTGGGCcacaaaacacaacaaatttttaaaaataaaaattataccaaGTATGTTCTCAGACCGCAATGgaattaaaaatcagtaacagaagatAGCTGAAGAAGtccaaaatacatggagattaaataacacacttctaaatgACAGGAGACCAGTTTCAACAAAATACAATGTAGCAAAATGTGTGGAATGCTGCTTAAAGGGAAAATACAGTACTGAatgcaaatattagaaaaaaaaagattaaagtcaATAATCTTAGCTTCCATTttaggcaacaacaacaaaatcaaatctaaagttaaggaggggctcctgggtggttcagttggttaatcatctgcctttggctcaggacatggtcctagggtcctgggacagagccctgcatcagagcttcctgctcagggaggctgcttctccatctcccattcctcctgcctgtattccctctctcactgactctctctgtgtcaaataaaatcattaaaaaaaaaaaaaccctaaaggaagtagaaaaaaataaaaattagagcagaaatcaatgtaattaaaaccaggaattttttttttaatcaataaaccccaagtctgtttctttgaaaacatcaataaaacagATACACACTTAGCcaggcaaacaaagaaaaaaaggtagaagacataaattactaatatcagattAAAGAAGGGAGGGCTACTGCTAACAATCCCAATCACTGtaaattcaaccaaacatttatgGAATACTACACAATTCTCtaaaatctcttccagaaagtaAAACTAGAAGGAATACTTCCTAAATCATTCTAGGAGATCAttattaccctgacaccaaaaccaatactacaagaaaagaaactacaaactagtatctctcatgaacacagacacaaaaatcttcaacaaaaattagcaaataaaagcaaacactctattaaaaaattatacaccagGATCatgtaggatttattccaggtatgcaacattagaaaatgttcaacattagaaaatcaatgTGATCCATCatatcaacagaaaaaaaatcacatgatcatatcaatgaagggaggaaaaaaaacatttaacaaaatccacACCTCTTCATTATTAACCCTCAGGAAACTAGGAATAGGAGGACTTCCTCAACTTAGATAAAGAATATCTCCAAAAATTCCATAGCTAACATGATATTAATactgagaaaatagaagacagggaatcaaggcaaggatgtccctcCTACTACTACTATTCAATACTATACTGGAAGGCCAAACTAATGAAATAaggtaagaaaaggaaacaaaaggtatACAACCTGGGAAAGAATAAaactttgttcacagatgacatacaTGACTGTctacagaaaatacaaagacttcataccccacacccacaccctccTGAAACTAGTCAAGTGATTATAGCAAGTACTGCACAATACACAGTTAAAATACAGAAGTCAATTGCTTTCCAATGATGTATCAGACAAAGGGCCAgtattcaaaatttataaagaatttatcaaactcaacatccaaaa
Proteins encoded in this region:
- the LOC116572628 gene encoding conserved oligomeric Golgi complex subunit 2-like isoform X1 codes for the protein MVELINKDYADFVNLSTNLVSMDKALNQLSVPLGQLREVLSLRSSVSEGIRAVDERMCKQEDIRKEKANSPHYGHAAAVPGRPAARRASDFQCGHHTALPPDLRYN